A genomic window from Myotis daubentonii chromosome 4, mMyoDau2.1, whole genome shotgun sequence includes:
- the ZNF474 gene encoding zinc finger protein 474, with translation MERGKEKRVSKNLQQTFHRSKEPTFLINHAVLSRDSSFSLLPETEQVNPAENIKTNPQKTRPGTVILSKRSGKRIMSESQPSPPVIPSRRPGFRICYICGREFGSQSLAIHEPQCLEKWRIENSKLPKHQRRPEPSKPQPLGGGSGSDILQAMNEAAFQSSQAQLLPCESCGRTFLPDRLLVHQRSCKPKGGGPREPNSNNSNDLPGLRKTSGGVPARPRTLICYICGREFGSLSLPIHEPKCLEKWKTENDRLPRELRRPFPQKKPQPLVPGEGPSEAQLEPCPNCSRTFAPQSLLVHLRSCKAQPSGPRVQNLTLESKGGLKESTNFKQQRHVAAPTVTDKVIPAT, from the coding sequence atggaaagaggaaaggagaaaagggttTCCAAAAACTTGCAACAAACTTTCCATCGCTCTAAAGAACCTACCTTCCTTATCAACCACGCTGTTCTGTCTCGTGACTCCTCTTTTAGCCTTTTGCCAGAAACAGAGCAAGTCAACCCTGCTGAAAACATAAAGACAAACCCTCAGAAAACTAGGCCTGGAACTGTGATCCTCTCAAAACGGTCTGGTAAGAGAATTATGTCGGAAAGCCAGCCTAGCCCACCCGTGATCCCCTCCCGCAGGCCCGGATTCCGCATATGCTATATCTGTGGCCGAGAATTTGGGTCCCAATCACTCGCCATTCATGAGCCCCAGTGCTTGGAGAAGTGGCGaattgaaaacagcaagttgCCCAAGCACCAGCGGAGGCCAGAGCCCTCCAAACCACAGCCCCTGGGCGGCGGCAGTGGGTCCGACATTCTTCAGGCAATGAACGAGGCAGCGTTCCAGAGTTCTCAGGCCCAGCTGCTGCCCTGCGAGTCCTGTGGCCGCACATTCTTGCCAGACCGTCTCCTTGTTCACCAGAGAAGTTGCAAGCCCAAGGGTGGTGGGCCCAGAGAACCAAACAGCAACAATTCTAATGACCTGCCTGGTCTTAGGAAAACTTCTGGTGGCGTCCCAGCTCGACCAAGGACTCTCATCTGCTACATTTGTGGCAGGGAATTtggctccctctccctgcctatTCATGAGCCCAAATGCCTGGAAAAGTGGAAAACAGAAAATGACCGGCTCCCCAGGGAGCTCCGCCGGCCATTCCCACAGAAGAAGCCTCAGCCCCTGGTACCTGGCGAGGGGCCAAGTGAAGCTCAGCTTGAGCCCTGCCCAAACTGTAGCCGGACCTTTGCTCCCCAGAGCCTTCTGGTGCATCTGAGAAGTTGTAAGGCTCAGCCAAGTGGGCCACGCGTTCAGAATTTGACTTTAGAGAGTAAAGGTGGCCTGAAAGAGTCCACTAATTTCAAGCAGCAAAGGCACGTGGCCGCGCCCACTGTGACTGATAAGGTAATTCCTGCCACATGA